One stretch of Nocardia mangyaensis DNA includes these proteins:
- a CDS encoding MvdC/MvdD family ATP grasp protein — MERATDAVLVISESDDLHADAMAATLREQHGLDPIRLDLREFPTETGSFRLDKAGTNRTMSHLHGLDDVRAVWWRRPHPCRVPSGVRAADDEFRQAECDGFIQGMLWSIPAYWVNDPAAERTAARKIVQLETAQRAGFTIPETLITNDPDEARSFVESRSGPVVYKRTGTGRGEFSETRIITRPDLGRLVSIRSTPTTFQDYVEASCDLRVVWVDGVEWAVRIDSQAGVGRVDSRLDTSVAFAPDRLPASVSKSLATLMGALGLSFGVVDLRLGTDGEYYFLEVNPQGQFAYLEIKTGLPLFTSLANLLVRGDGSVPGW, encoded by the coding sequence ATGGAACGCGCGACCGACGCCGTACTCGTCATCTCCGAGAGCGACGACCTGCACGCCGACGCGATGGCCGCCACCCTCAGAGAACAGCACGGACTCGATCCGATCCGGCTCGATTTGCGTGAGTTCCCCACCGAGACAGGTAGTTTCCGGCTCGACAAGGCGGGCACCAACCGCACCATGTCCCACCTCCACGGGCTCGACGACGTGCGCGCGGTGTGGTGGCGCCGGCCGCATCCGTGCCGGGTGCCCAGCGGCGTGCGCGCCGCCGACGACGAGTTCCGCCAGGCCGAGTGCGACGGGTTCATCCAGGGCATGCTCTGGTCGATCCCGGCGTACTGGGTCAACGATCCGGCCGCCGAACGCACCGCGGCCCGTAAGATCGTGCAGCTCGAGACCGCTCAGCGGGCCGGGTTCACCATTCCGGAAACGCTGATCACCAACGACCCGGACGAGGCCCGCAGTTTCGTCGAATCCCGTTCCGGCCCCGTGGTGTACAAGCGCACCGGCACCGGCCGCGGCGAGTTCTCCGAGACCAGGATCATCACCCGCCCGGATCTGGGCAGGCTCGTCTCCATCCGGTCGACGCCCACCACGTTCCAGGACTATGTCGAGGCCAGCTGCGATCTGCGGGTGGTGTGGGTCGACGGAGTCGAGTGGGCGGTGCGCATCGACTCCCAGGCCGGGGTGGGCCGGGTCGATTCCCGGCTCGACACCTCGGTGGCGTTCGCGCCCGACCGGCTGCCCGCCTCGGTCAGCAAGTCACTGGCCACCCTGATGGGCGCGCTCGGGCTGAGTTTCGGCGTCGTCGATCTGCGCCTCGGCACCGACGGGGAGTACTACTTCCTCGAGGTGAACCCACAGGGCCAGTTCGCCTACCTGGAGATCAAGACCGGTCTACCCCTGTTCACCAGCCTGGCGAACCTGTTGGTCCGCGGGGACGGGTCGGTGCCGGGCTGGTGA
- a CDS encoding SDR family oxidoreductase, whose protein sequence is MTTDLLGRTALVTGASRGIGLATAAELLRRGANVVITARKPEPLAAAAEELRALGHKGQVSAVAGNAGDAEARAEAVSRAVTEFGSLDILINNTGINPVYGSLMDADLGGVSKIFDVNVVASLGYVQQAYKAWMAEHGGAIVNVASVAGIRSSGVISAYGASKAALIRLTEELAWQLGPNIRVNAVAPGVVKTKFADALYAADEDAAASAYPLKRLGVPEDVARLIAFLVSDESAWITGDCVRVDGGLLATGGI, encoded by the coding sequence ATGACTACCGACCTACTCGGGCGGACCGCCCTCGTCACCGGCGCCAGTCGCGGCATCGGCCTGGCGACCGCCGCCGAACTGCTCCGCCGTGGCGCGAACGTCGTGATCACCGCCCGCAAACCCGAGCCGCTGGCGGCCGCCGCCGAGGAACTGCGCGCCCTCGGGCACAAGGGGCAGGTGAGCGCGGTCGCCGGTAACGCCGGTGATGCCGAGGCGCGCGCCGAGGCGGTGAGCCGAGCGGTCACCGAGTTCGGTTCGCTCGACATCCTGATCAACAACACCGGGATCAACCCGGTGTACGGCTCGCTCATGGACGCCGATCTGGGCGGGGTCAGCAAGATCTTCGACGTGAACGTGGTCGCCTCGCTCGGCTATGTCCAGCAGGCGTACAAGGCCTGGATGGCCGAGCACGGCGGCGCGATCGTCAACGTGGCCAGCGTGGCCGGTATCCGCTCCTCGGGCGTGATCTCCGCCTACGGCGCCTCCAAGGCCGCCCTGATCCGTCTCACCGAGGAACTGGCCTGGCAGCTCGGCCCGAACATCCGCGTCAACGCGGTGGCCCCCGGCGTCGTGAAGACCAAATTCGCCGACGCCCTCTACGCCGCCGACGAGGACGCCGCGGCCAGCGCCTACCCGCTGAAGCGCCTCGGCGTCCCCGAAGACGTGGCCCGCCTGATCGCGTTCCTGGTCTCCGACGAATCCGCCTGGATCACCGGCGACTGTGTCCGCGTCGACGGCGGTCTCCTCGCCACCGGCGGCATCTGA
- a CDS encoding lycopene cyclase family protein, whose product MRTDLIICGLGPAGRAVAHRALAAGQSVTVIDPHPDRVWTPTYAAWADELPGWLDSTAVAATVAAPTAWAVREHRIERAYRVLDTAALHSSLTLDGARVLADRVVAVEGRATVRTATGLVHGGRVIDARGLSRSPRRAEQTAYGVVLGRDVLVDRPALFMDWRLDNGAAPDEPPSFLYVVPLGPDTVLYEETCLAGRPALSPAALRRRLEHRLRERGIPTTGSEPVERVRFPVHGGKPGRGRFGAAGGLTHPATGYSVATSLRAADTVVAGARVWTPDARAVAALRHAGLRSLLAFPPRDVAVFFDAFFALPAPLQRAYLSGHDDLRGTVAAMRALFTALPPRLRRTLVTAVLGLGGAADGARSGRST is encoded by the coding sequence GTGCGCACCGACCTGATCATCTGCGGACTCGGGCCAGCCGGCCGGGCGGTTGCCCATCGTGCGCTGGCCGCCGGACAGTCGGTCACGGTGATCGACCCGCACCCGGATCGGGTGTGGACCCCGACCTACGCCGCCTGGGCCGATGAACTGCCCGGCTGGCTCGATTCCACCGCTGTCGCGGCGACCGTTGCTGCCCCGACCGCGTGGGCGGTGCGTGAGCACCGGATCGAGCGCGCCTACCGGGTACTCGACACGGCGGCGCTGCACAGCTCGCTGACCCTGGACGGCGCGCGCGTGCTCGCAGACCGGGTCGTCGCGGTGGAGGGGCGAGCCACGGTGCGCACGGCGACCGGACTCGTCCACGGCGGACGAGTGATCGATGCCCGCGGACTGTCCCGCTCCCCACGCCGGGCCGAACAGACCGCCTACGGCGTGGTCCTCGGGCGCGACGTGCTCGTCGACCGCCCGGCCTTGTTCATGGACTGGCGCCTCGACAACGGCGCCGCCCCCGACGAGCCACCGTCATTCCTCTACGTCGTTCCTCTCGGCCCCGACACGGTGCTCTACGAGGAGACCTGCCTGGCCGGTCGCCCCGCGCTGTCCCCGGCGGCGCTGCGGCGCAGGCTCGAACATCGACTGCGCGAACGCGGGATCCCGACCACTGGTTCCGAACCCGTTGAGCGTGTGCGCTTTCCGGTCCACGGCGGAAAGCCCGGCCGCGGCCGATTCGGCGCGGCGGGCGGGCTGACCCACCCCGCGACCGGCTACAGCGTCGCCACCTCGCTGCGCGCGGCGGACACCGTCGTCGCGGGTGCGCGGGTGTGGACGCCCGACGCGCGCGCCGTCGCCGCCCTGCGCCACGCGGGATTGCGTTCGCTGCTCGCCTTCCCGCCCCGTGATGTCGCGGTCTTCTTCGACGCGTTCTTCGCGCTGCCCGCCCCGCTCCAGCGGGCCTACCTGTCCGGCCACGACGACCTGCGCGGCACCGTCGCGGCGATGCGCGCCCTGTTCACCGCCCTGCCGCCACGCCTGCGCCGCACCCTCGTGACGGCGGTCCTCGGCCTCGGCGGTGCCGCAGACGGCGCTCGGTCGGGAAGGTCGACCTGA
- a CDS encoding helix-turn-helix domain-containing protein: MSDSARQAARSAKGKSTIGKAALGKGTRVTGKSRDRLQTQLKKQYEAGASIRSLARSTGRSYGFIHNVLVESHVELRGRGGANRRKNPAD; this comes from the coding sequence ATGAGCGACAGTGCCAGACAGGCCGCCAGGTCGGCCAAGGGTAAATCGACGATCGGTAAGGCCGCGCTGGGAAAGGGCACCCGGGTCACGGGCAAGTCCCGTGACCGGCTGCAGACCCAGTTGAAGAAGCAGTACGAGGCGGGCGCGAGCATTCGCTCCCTGGCCCGGTCCACCGGCCGCTCGTACGGCTTCATTCACAATGTGCTGGTCGAGTCACACGTCGAACTGCGCGGGCGCGGTGGCGCCAACCGGCGCAAGAATCCGGCTGACTGA
- a CDS encoding Ku protein yields the protein MRSIWKGSIAFGLVNVPVKVYTATEDHDIRFHQVHAEDGGRIKYDRVCTVCGKSIQYADIDKAYVDPDGDQVVLTDADFAKLPAAEKHEIPVLEFVPSDQIDPVLFDKSYYLEPDSATPKAYQLLAATLERIDKTALVHFTLRQKTRLAALRVREGILVLQTLLWPDEVRAVDFPALDDAPAPRPQELKMAETLVESMSGDFDPTEYTDEYQIELQKLLDEAIAGGTGKVTSAQAAEPAEQADAEVVDLVAALQRSLEASGRREGGESAAEPKKKPAKKAAAKKAAPRKAASKSTASKTTTRKGA from the coding sequence ATGAGATCGATCTGGAAGGGCTCGATCGCGTTCGGGCTGGTGAATGTACCGGTCAAGGTCTACACCGCGACCGAGGACCACGACATTCGGTTCCATCAGGTCCACGCCGAGGACGGCGGCAGGATCAAATACGACCGTGTCTGCACGGTGTGCGGCAAATCCATCCAGTACGCCGATATCGACAAGGCCTACGTCGACCCCGACGGTGACCAGGTCGTGCTCACCGATGCCGACTTCGCCAAGCTCCCGGCGGCGGAGAAGCACGAGATCCCGGTGCTCGAGTTCGTGCCGTCCGATCAGATCGACCCCGTCCTGTTCGACAAGAGCTACTACCTGGAGCCGGACTCGGCCACGCCCAAGGCCTACCAGCTGCTCGCGGCCACCCTCGAACGCATCGACAAGACCGCGCTGGTGCACTTCACCCTGCGCCAGAAGACCAGGCTGGCCGCGTTGCGCGTGCGTGAAGGCATCCTGGTCCTGCAGACGCTGCTGTGGCCCGACGAGGTGCGTGCCGTGGACTTTCCCGCACTCGACGACGCCCCGGCGCCCCGGCCGCAGGAGCTGAAGATGGCCGAGACCCTGGTCGAGTCGATGTCGGGCGATTTCGACCCGACCGAGTACACCGACGAATACCAGATCGAACTGCAGAAACTGCTCGACGAGGCGATCGCCGGCGGCACCGGCAAGGTCACCAGCGCCCAAGCCGCCGAACCGGCCGAGCAGGCCGACGCGGAGGTGGTCGACCTCGTCGCCGCCCTGCAGCGCAGCCTCGAGGCCAGCGGCCGGCGCGAGGGCGGCGAGTCCGCCGCGGAGCCGAAGAAGAAGCCGGCGAAGAAGGCCGCGGCCAAGAAGGCGGCCCCGCGCAAGGCCGCGAGCAAATCCACAGCGAGCAAGACCACGACCCGCAAGGGCGCGTAA
- a CDS encoding GNAT family N-acetyltransferase, whose amino-acid sequence MDPAIAVVPMGLGHLRQVLDLGHQVFDTTTKPYTSWSLTAVAEHLDSADNACWVALDSDRVVGFVLGSMEFEHRDDWGYLEWIAVAPDMQGHGIARRLVNVCSEALFARGARHIVTDVEDRNSASASLMTSSGFVPAATVTLLVRANPDEPTDAAEPTLPPITKRDLVRRGRLSVDPPRR is encoded by the coding sequence ATGGACCCCGCGATCGCTGTCGTACCGATGGGTTTGGGACATCTGCGCCAAGTCCTCGACCTCGGCCACCAGGTGTTCGACACCACCACCAAGCCGTACACGTCCTGGTCGCTGACCGCGGTCGCCGAACATCTCGACAGCGCCGACAACGCCTGCTGGGTGGCGCTGGACTCCGACCGGGTCGTCGGCTTCGTCCTCGGGTCGATGGAATTCGAGCACCGCGACGACTGGGGGTATCTCGAGTGGATCGCGGTCGCGCCCGACATGCAGGGGCACGGCATCGCCCGGCGGCTGGTGAACGTGTGCTCCGAAGCGCTGTTCGCCCGCGGCGCCCGCCACATCGTCACCGATGTCGAAGACCGCAACAGCGCCTCGGCCTCCCTGATGACGAGCAGCGGTTTCGTCCCCGCCGCCACGGTCACCCTGCTGGTGCGGGCCAATCCCGACGAGCCCACCGACGCGGCCGAGCCGACTCTGCCCCCGATCACCAAACGCGACCTGGTCCGGCGTGGCCGGCTGTCGGTCGACCCTCCGCGCCGCTGA
- a CDS encoding MMPL family transporter gives MRRTGSAMPETAGPGACRDVVTSEEIPVFEFTERRSRWVLGVFAVLALVLGALSASLFDRVDGGGYTDQGSESSRALTVLREEFGQGSPNLVLLVRTEGSVDDPEATAAATALVANLHERDGITDVVSYWTTHQPALRSVDGKQGLIVASVLGSEREIDQRAAAVADELSGANGILQVQVGGFAMLMHETVEQSKTDIAKGEAIAFPLTLIALLFVFGGLVAASLPLLVAIVTVLMTMGALWLLTLFTPLAVTAANVATLLGLGLAIDYSLLIVNRYREELGGGVTPARAVAVTMRTAGRTVAFSALTVAVALAGLLFFPLLAIRSMGYAGIIVAALAALVSLTVLPAILLLLGTRIDKGQLGWWFLRAPRPAPGEGTWHKLATAVMRKPIPIGLTVTLLLLLLGAPFLGVKLGFPDERTLPASMTSRQVTEIVHRDFGESDQNTLVAVLPDSAYSASGLDAIAREFSDLDHVRRVDTATGSYAQGGLLAAPTAINERFRADRAAYLSIVPATTDSAALTTLVEQVRAVDVPSELLVGGIAAANADSLTAISDALPWALGFVIILMLIVLFLLTGSVVLPVLAVILSALSLTATFGALVWIFQDGHLSGLLGFTVTGELAATVPVMLFAAAFGLAMDYQVFLLSRIREEYDRTGKNDTAVALGLERVGRIVTAAAILISLVFLGFLASDITFMKAFGIGLPLAVIVDATLVRGFLLPAAMKVLGDANWYAPEFLRRLHDRIGLDEGGSKHDVLVRDPLGVTGRAVGASEAVTIIDPLARAEAARAEAARGEETAVVDPLARAEAAREEGTREEPARADEGTRTEDDLAAATGRRETAD, from the coding sequence ATGCGACGGACCGGCTCGGCCATGCCGGAGACCGCAGGTCCTGGCGCGTGCCGCGATGTGGTGACGAGTGAGGAGATTCCGGTGTTCGAATTCACCGAGCGGCGCAGCCGCTGGGTGCTCGGCGTATTCGCGGTGCTGGCACTGGTGCTCGGCGCACTCAGCGCCTCGCTGTTCGATCGAGTGGATGGCGGCGGATACACCGACCAGGGCAGTGAATCGAGCCGGGCGCTCACCGTCCTGCGTGAGGAATTCGGCCAGGGTTCACCGAATCTGGTGCTGCTGGTGCGGACCGAGGGCTCGGTCGACGACCCCGAAGCCACCGCCGCGGCGACGGCACTGGTCGCCAACCTGCACGAACGCGACGGCATCACCGATGTGGTGTCGTATTGGACCACCCATCAGCCTGCCTTGCGCAGCGTCGACGGCAAGCAGGGCCTGATCGTGGCCAGCGTGCTGGGCAGCGAACGCGAGATCGACCAGCGCGCCGCCGCTGTCGCCGACGAGCTGTCCGGTGCCAACGGCATCCTGCAGGTGCAGGTCGGCGGCTTCGCCATGCTCATGCACGAGACGGTGGAGCAGTCCAAGACCGATATCGCCAAGGGCGAGGCCATCGCGTTCCCGCTCACGCTGATCGCGCTGCTGTTCGTCTTCGGCGGACTGGTCGCCGCGAGCCTGCCGCTGCTGGTCGCGATCGTCACCGTGCTGATGACGATGGGCGCGCTGTGGCTGCTCACCCTGTTCACGCCGCTCGCGGTCACCGCGGCGAACGTGGCCACCCTGCTCGGCCTCGGCCTGGCCATCGACTACAGCCTGCTGATCGTCAACCGCTACCGCGAGGAGCTCGGCGGGGGCGTCACCCCGGCCAGGGCGGTGGCCGTCACGATGCGCACCGCGGGGCGCACGGTCGCGTTCTCCGCGCTCACCGTCGCGGTGGCGCTGGCCGGGCTGCTGTTCTTCCCGCTGTTGGCGATTCGTTCGATGGGTTACGCGGGCATCATCGTCGCGGCGTTGGCCGCACTGGTCTCGCTGACCGTGCTGCCGGCCATCCTGCTGCTGCTGGGAACCCGGATCGACAAGGGCCAACTCGGCTGGTGGTTCCTGCGTGCGCCACGGCCCGCGCCGGGCGAGGGCACCTGGCACAAGCTGGCCACCGCGGTGATGCGCAAGCCGATCCCGATCGGGCTCACCGTGACGCTCCTGCTGCTGCTGCTCGGGGCGCCGTTCCTCGGCGTCAAGCTCGGCTTCCCCGACGAACGGACGCTGCCCGCCTCGATGACCTCGCGCCAGGTCACCGAGATCGTCCACCGAGACTTCGGCGAGAGCGACCAGAACACCCTCGTCGCCGTGCTGCCCGACAGTGCCTACAGCGCTTCGGGTCTGGACGCCATCGCCCGCGAGTTCTCCGATCTCGACCACGTGCGCCGGGTCGACACCGCCACCGGCAGCTACGCCCAGGGCGGCCTGCTCGCCGCGCCTACCGCGATCAACGAACGCTTCCGCGCCGACCGGGCCGCCTACCTGTCGATCGTCCCGGCCACCACCGACAGCGCCGCGCTGACCACACTGGTCGAACAGGTCCGTGCGGTGGATGTCCCGAGTGAACTGCTGGTCGGCGGGATCGCCGCGGCTAATGCCGATTCGCTCACCGCGATCTCCGACGCGCTGCCCTGGGCGCTCGGCTTCGTGATCATCCTGATGCTGATCGTGTTGTTCCTGCTCACCGGCAGCGTGGTGCTGCCCGTGCTGGCGGTGATCCTGAGCGCGCTCAGCTTGACCGCGACCTTCGGCGCGCTGGTGTGGATCTTCCAGGACGGGCATCTGTCCGGGCTGCTCGGCTTCACCGTCACCGGTGAGCTGGCCGCGACCGTGCCGGTGATGTTGTTCGCCGCCGCCTTCGGTCTGGCGATGGACTACCAGGTGTTCCTGCTTTCGCGCATCCGCGAGGAGTACGACCGCACCGGCAAGAACGACACCGCCGTGGCGCTCGGGCTGGAACGGGTCGGTCGCATCGTCACCGCCGCCGCGATCCTCATCTCCTTGGTCTTCCTCGGTTTCCTGGCCTCCGACATCACCTTCATGAAAGCCTTCGGCATCGGCCTGCCACTGGCGGTGATCGTCGACGCCACTCTGGTCCGCGGCTTCCTCCTGCCCGCGGCGATGAAGGTCCTCGGCGACGCGAACTGGTACGCCCCGGAGTTCCTGCGCCGCCTGCACGACCGCATCGGACTGGACGAGGGCGGCTCGAAACACGATGTGCTGGTACGTGATCCGCTCGGCGTCACCGGTCGGGCCGTCGGTGCCAGTGAAGCAGTCACCATCATCGATCCGCTCGCCCGCGCCGAAGCGGCCAGAGCCGAAGCCGCCCGAGGCGAGGAGACCGCCGTGGTCGATCCGCTGGCGCGCGCCGAGGCCGCACGGGAAGAAGGCACGCGGGAAGAGCCCGCGCGCGCGGACGAAGGCACCCGGACCGAAGACGATCTGGCGGCCGCGACAGGCCGCCGAGAGACCGCGGACTGA
- a CDS encoding NADAR family protein, with the protein MTVESVEGLRRAIAEGLAPKYLPFWGHAPRRDGSIGSSCLSQWWPATFVVGGVTFASAEHYMMWRKAILFDDAATAARILEAGHPSQAKNLGRRIRDFDETVWVRNRFEIVVAGSVAKFGQDAALRAYLLGTGTRVLVEASPMDRIWGIGLAAEDARTADPARWRGLNLLGFALMRARTELAVGGEG; encoded by the coding sequence ATGACAGTCGAATCCGTGGAGGGGCTCCGCCGGGCGATCGCCGAAGGGCTTGCCCCGAAGTATCTTCCGTTCTGGGGGCATGCCCCGCGTCGCGACGGCTCGATCGGATCGAGCTGCCTGAGTCAGTGGTGGCCCGCGACATTCGTGGTCGGCGGCGTCACGTTCGCCAGTGCCGAGCACTACATGATGTGGCGCAAGGCGATCCTGTTCGACGATGCGGCGACGGCGGCTCGGATTCTCGAGGCCGGACATCCGAGTCAGGCCAAGAATCTCGGCCGGAGGATTCGGGACTTCGACGAAACCGTCTGGGTGCGAAACCGGTTCGAGATCGTGGTGGCGGGCAGTGTGGCCAAGTTCGGTCAGGACGCGGCGCTGCGGGCCTATCTGCTCGGCACCGGGACGCGGGTGCTCGTGGAAGCCAGTCCGATGGATCGGATCTGGGGGATCGGGCTGGCGGCCGAGGACGCGCGTACGGCCGATCCCGCGCGTTGGCGTGGGCTGAACCTGCTCGGGTTCGCCCTGATGCGCGCGAGGACCGAGCTGGCTGTCGGCGGGGAGGGGTAG
- a CDS encoding ABC-F family ATP-binding cassette domain-containing protein — translation MITATDLEVRAGVRTLLSAPGPMLRVQSGDRIGLVGRNGAGKTTTLRILAGEGEPYAGKIVRSTDIGYLPQDPKEGDLDVIARDRVLSARGLDALIRDMEKQQLRMAEVADENEREKAIRKYGRLEDQFSSLGGYVAESEAARICNSLGLPDRVLGQQLRTLSGGQRRRIELARILFSASDGSGGRSDRILLLDEPTNHLDADSITWLRGFLQNHDGGLIVISHDVELLEAVVNKVWFLDAVRGEPDVYNMGWKKYLDARATDEQRRVRERANAEKKAGALRQQAAKLGAKATKAAAAHQMVRRAERLMSELDDVRVADKVARIRFPEPAPCSRTPLMVTDLTKLYGSLEIFTGVNFAVDKGSRVVILGLNGAGKTTMLKLLAGVETPTAGGVEQGRGLKVGYFAQEHDTLDDQATVWENIRHASPDAGEQELRSLLGAFMFTGPQLEQPAGTLSGGEKTRLALAGLVSSSANVLLLDEPTNNLDPISREQVLDALRTYAGAVVLVTHDPGAAEALNPERVILLPDGTEDHWSAEYAELIDLA, via the coding sequence GTGATCACGGCGACCGACCTGGAGGTCCGGGCCGGAGTCCGCACCCTGCTCTCGGCCCCGGGGCCGATGCTGCGGGTGCAGTCCGGCGACCGGATCGGGCTGGTCGGGCGCAACGGTGCGGGCAAGACCACCACGCTGCGCATCCTGGCGGGCGAGGGTGAGCCCTATGCTGGAAAGATCGTGCGCTCCACCGACATCGGCTATCTGCCGCAGGACCCCAAGGAAGGCGATCTGGATGTGATCGCCCGCGACCGGGTGCTCTCCGCGCGCGGCCTCGACGCGCTGATCCGGGACATGGAGAAGCAGCAACTGCGCATGGCCGAGGTCGCCGACGAGAACGAACGCGAGAAGGCGATCCGCAAGTACGGCCGCCTCGAGGACCAGTTCTCCTCGCTCGGCGGTTACGTCGCCGAGAGCGAGGCCGCCCGCATCTGCAACAGCCTCGGCCTGCCCGACCGGGTCCTCGGCCAGCAGTTGCGCACGCTGTCGGGCGGTCAGCGCCGCCGTATCGAACTCGCCCGCATCCTGTTCTCCGCCTCCGACGGCAGCGGCGGGCGCTCCGATCGCATCCTGTTGCTCGACGAGCCGACCAACCACCTCGACGCCGACTCGATCACCTGGCTGCGCGGCTTCCTGCAGAACCACGACGGTGGCCTGATCGTGATCAGCCACGATGTGGAACTGCTCGAGGCCGTGGTCAACAAGGTGTGGTTCCTCGACGCCGTGCGTGGTGAGCCCGATGTCTACAACATGGGCTGGAAGAAGTACCTCGACGCCCGCGCCACCGATGAGCAGCGGCGCGTCCGCGAACGCGCCAACGCGGAGAAGAAGGCGGGCGCGCTGCGTCAGCAGGCCGCCAAACTCGGTGCCAAGGCCACCAAAGCCGCTGCGGCACACCAGATGGTGCGTCGCGCCGAGCGCCTGATGTCCGAGCTCGACGATGTGCGCGTCGCCGACAAGGTGGCCCGCATCCGCTTCCCCGAGCCCGCGCCCTGCAGCCGGACGCCGCTCATGGTCACCGACCTCACCAAGCTCTACGGCTCGCTCGAGATCTTCACCGGCGTCAACTTCGCCGTCGACAAGGGCAGCCGCGTGGTCATTCTCGGGCTCAACGGCGCGGGCAAGACGACCATGCTGAAGCTGCTCGCCGGTGTCGAGACGCCGACCGCGGGCGGGGTCGAGCAGGGCCGCGGTCTCAAGGTGGGCTACTTCGCCCAGGAACACGACACCCTCGACGATCAGGCCACGGTCTGGGAGAACATCCGGCACGCGTCTCCGGACGCGGGGGAGCAGGAGCTGCGCAGTCTGCTCGGCGCCTTCATGTTCACCGGCCCACAGCTCGAGCAGCCCGCGGGCACGCTGTCCGGTGGTGAGAAGACCCGGCTCGCGCTGGCGGGGCTGGTGTCGTCGTCGGCGAACGTGTTGCTGCTCGACGAGCCCACCAACAACCTCGACCCGATCTCGCGCGAACAGGTCCTCGACGCGCTGCGCACCTACGCCGGTGCGGTGGTCCTGGTGACCCACGACCCGGGCGCGGCCGAGGCGCTGAACCCGGAGCGGGTCATTCTGCTGCCCGACGGCACCGAGGACCACTGGTCCGCGGAGTACGCGGAACTGATCGATCTCGCCTGA
- a CDS encoding DUF4189 domain-containing protein, producing MSVVGKYALGVAALSAVAAFTVVTAGPAAAAESGVAIAEAPGYTAVSRDGGFAAAGDLYGALALSSKQAVVASAVNYGSWGAARAAALAECGVWDCQIVVEFRNACGAVAQGADYRFGWAWDHTLHAAERSAVDVLGISAPPFPDPGSASPRAASVILAACTANV from the coding sequence ATGTCTGTTGTGGGCAAATATGCCCTGGGTGTGGCCGCGCTGTCCGCGGTGGCCGCGTTCACGGTCGTGACCGCCGGTCCGGCGGCCGCGGCCGAGAGTGGTGTGGCGATCGCCGAGGCGCCCGGCTACACCGCGGTCTCACGCGATGGTGGCTTCGCCGCCGCCGGTGACCTCTACGGCGCGCTGGCGTTGTCGTCGAAGCAGGCCGTGGTCGCCTCGGCGGTCAACTACGGCAGCTGGGGAGCCGCTCGTGCCGCGGCGCTGGCCGAGTGCGGCGTCTGGGACTGCCAGATCGTCGTCGAGTTCCGCAATGCCTGCGGCGCGGTGGCCCAGGGCGCGGACTACCGCTTCGGCTGGGCTTGGGATCACACCCTGCACGCTGCCGAGCGCTCGGCAGTGGATGTGCTCGGCATCAGCGCACCGCCGTTCCCGGACCCGGGCTCGGCCTCGCCACGTGCGGCGAGCGTCATCCTGGCCGCCTGCACGGCGAACGTCTGA
- a CDS encoding cation diffusion facilitator family transporter — MGAGHSHGTSNPVQGSASNRYTTRLAVVIALGLVTFVAQVTVGFSTSSLALLSDSAHVFTDVFGVTMALLAILIARHATRGGSRSFGMYRAEVFAALFNAILLFAVAGWVLYEAFGRLSDPPEVPGLPVALVALVGLAMNVISMLLLREGAKESLNVRGAYLEVMADMLGSLGVLASGLITLIFGWRYADPAIGVAIGLFVLPRAYHLGRQALRILFQHAPAELDLAQLEQALRDLDGVRQVHDLHVWTLTPGMEVATVHLVTGPGTDPDAVLRTAQHLLTETYHLDHATLQIEAEEDTEHCRDRTW; from the coding sequence GTGGGCGCAGGACACAGTCATGGCACGAGCAACCCGGTTCAGGGCAGCGCGTCGAACAGATACACCACCCGCCTCGCGGTGGTGATCGCGCTGGGCCTGGTCACCTTCGTCGCCCAGGTGACGGTCGGTTTCTCGACCTCCTCGCTGGCCCTGCTGTCGGACTCCGCGCACGTGTTCACCGACGTGTTCGGTGTGACCATGGCACTGCTGGCGATCCTGATCGCCCGCCATGCCACCCGCGGCGGGTCCCGCTCGTTCGGGATGTACCGCGCCGAGGTCTTCGCCGCGCTGTTCAACGCGATCCTGCTGTTCGCGGTCGCGGGCTGGGTCCTCTACGAGGCGTTCGGGCGCCTGTCGGACCCGCCAGAGGTGCCGGGCCTGCCCGTGGCGCTGGTGGCGCTCGTCGGCTTGGCGATGAACGTGATCAGCATGCTGCTCCTGCGCGAAGGCGCCAAGGAGAGCCTCAATGTTCGTGGCGCGTACCTGGAAGTCATGGCCGACATGCTCGGCTCGCTCGGGGTGCTGGCCAGCGGCCTGATCACGCTGATCTTCGGTTGGCGCTACGCCGACCCCGCCATCGGCGTCGCGATCGGCCTGTTCGTGCTGCCACGCGCGTACCACCTCGGCCGCCAGGCCCTGCGCATCCTGTTCCAGCACGCCCCCGCCGAGCTCGACCTCGCCCAGCTCGAGCAAGCCCTGCGCGACCTCGACGGCGTCCGCCAGGTGCACGACCTGCACGTGTGGACCCTGACCCCGGGTATGGAGGTCGCCACGGTCCACCTGGTGACCGGCCCCGGCACCGACCCCGACGCGGTCCTGCGCACCGCCCAGCACCTGCTGACCGAGACCTACCACCTCGACCACGCCACCCTGCAGATCGAAGCCGAAGAAGACACCGAACACTGCCGCGACCGAACCTGGTGA